Proteins from a genomic interval of Arvicanthis niloticus isolate mArvNil1 chromosome 26, mArvNil1.pat.X, whole genome shotgun sequence:
- the Lactb gene encoding serine beta-lactamase-like protein LACTB, mitochondrial isoform X2: MYRLLSSVTARAAATTGPVWAGGRRGAHRRPGLPVLGFGWTGGLGLGLGLALGAKLVVGLRGAAPVQSPADPAASSATELPHEQAPGPGSPTTPAPPAARGFSRAIESSRDLLHRIKDEVGAPGIVVGVSVDGKEVWSEGLGYADVENRVPCKPETVMRIASISKSLTMVALAKLWEAGKLDLDAPVQQYVPEFPEKEYEGEKVVVTTRLLISHLSGIRHYEKDMKKVKEEKAYKALKMVKGTPPSDQEEELKEKGGDRHEKSDSQKTKAEQDSEARCRGAKPGKRRNDFEQGELYLKEKFENSIESLRLFKNDPLFFKPDFMCTIKRSVLSTHLTWITPINGLVVDFCPQWVTS; the protein is encoded by the exons ATGTACCGGCTCCTGTCAAGCGTGACAGCTCGGGCTGCGGCCACCACAGGCCCAGTCTGGGCCGGAGGACGGCGCGGGGCGCACAGGCGACCGGGTCTGCCTGTGCTGGGCTTTGGTTGGACCGGCGGCCTGGGGCTCGGGCTGGGGCTGGCGCTCGGGGCAAAGCTGGTGGTCGGGCTTCGGGGCGCCGCCCCCGTTCAGTCCCCCGCGGACCCCGCGGCATCCAGCGCTACCGAGCTGCCGCACGAGCAGGCCCCGGGCCCGGGGAGCCCGACCACGCCTGCGCCGCCCGCTGCCAGGGGCTTCTCCAGAGCCATCGAGAGCAGCCGCGATCTGCTGCACCGGATTAAG gATGAGGTTGGTGCCCCCGGCATAGTGGTTGGAgtttctgtagatggaaaagaAGTATGGTCAGAAG GTTTAGGCTACGCAGACGTGGAGAACCGAGTGCCCTGCAAACCAGAAACTGTCATGAGAATAGCAAGCATCAGCAAGAGTCTGACCATGGTGGCTCTGGCTAAGCTGTGGGAAGCGGGGAAGCTGGATCTGGACGCCCCTGTGCAGCAGTATGTTCCCGAGTTCCCCGAGAAAGAGTATGAGGGTGAAAAG GTTGTTGTCACAACAAGATTACTAATTTCGCACTTAAGTGGCATTCGCCATTATGAAAAGGACATGAAGaaagtgaaagaagagaaagcttATAAAGCCCTGAAGATGGTGAAAGGGACACCACCGTCTGACCAAGAGGAAGAACTGAAAGAAAAGGGAGGTGACCGTCACGAAAAGAGTGACTCGCAGAAAACCAAAGCCGAGCAGGACAGTGAGGCCAGATGCCGCGGCGCAAAGCCAGGCAAGAGAAGGAATGATTTTGAACAAGGCGaattatatttgaaagaaaagtttgaaAATTCAATCGAATCACtaagattatttaaaaatgacCCTTTATTCTTTAAACCTG